One window of the Actinomyces wuliandei genome contains the following:
- a CDS encoding ABC transporter ATP-binding protein, giving the protein MIEVSGLVKRFGAVVAVDNLSFRVEDGAFFAFLGTNGAGKTTTISCTTTLLPLDQGDITIDGMSVKDRGHEVRSRIGVVFQQSLLDPRLTTLENLRFKADLYGVGHRRIHELVDLVDLEDFVDRPYGVLSGGQKRRVDIARALLNKPRTLFLDEPTTGLDPYSREQVWKAMASLRQELGLTIVLTTHYMQETESVDHVLVIDKGAAVAEGTPAQLRARYSTPRLLMVPAPGRDQEVVAAVERHLGRSDWYREGGGVHTSVPSSAAALTLLNDLADAVTDFQVIQGSMDDVFLNLVNGGRTS; this is encoded by the coding sequence ATGATCGAGGTATCAGGTCTGGTCAAGAGATTTGGAGCAGTCGTTGCCGTCGACAACCTGTCATTCAGGGTCGAGGACGGAGCGTTCTTCGCCTTCCTGGGGACCAACGGCGCTGGCAAGACCACCACGATCTCGTGCACGACCACTCTCCTCCCCCTGGACCAGGGGGACATCACTATCGACGGGATGAGCGTCAAGGACCGGGGCCACGAGGTGCGCTCACGCATCGGTGTCGTCTTCCAGCAGTCCCTGCTCGACCCCCGGCTCACCACCCTGGAGAACCTCCGCTTCAAGGCGGACCTGTACGGTGTGGGACACCGGCGCATCCACGAGCTTGTTGACCTCGTTGACCTTGAGGACTTCGTGGACCGCCCCTACGGTGTCCTGTCCGGTGGGCAGAAGCGACGCGTGGATATCGCCAGGGCGCTTCTGAACAAGCCGCGGACCCTGTTCCTCGACGAGCCGACGACAGGGCTGGACCCCTACAGCCGTGAGCAGGTGTGGAAGGCGATGGCAAGTCTGCGCCAGGAGTTGGGCCTGACCATTGTGCTGACCACCCACTACATGCAGGAGACCGAGTCCGTTGATCACGTCCTTGTCATTGACAAAGGTGCTGCCGTGGCTGAGGGGACGCCTGCCCAGCTACGGGCCCGGTACTCCACGCCCAGGCTGCTCATGGTGCCAGCGCCAGGCCGCGACCAGGAGGTGGTCGCGGCGGTTGAGCGCCACCTGGGCAGGTCCGACTGGTACCGCGAGGGCGGTGGGGTGCACACCTCCGTGCCCAGCTCCGCAGCGGCACTCACCCTGCTCAATGACCTTGCCGATGCCGTCACGGACTTCCAGGTGATCCAGGGGTCCATGGACGACGTCTTCCTCAACCTTGTCAACGGAGGAAGGACCTCATGA
- a CDS encoding LuxR C-terminal-related transcriptional regulator, translated as MNGAEAVNLARTRTINVFLMDILMPTLDDVAATSQILQANRRTRVLLLTAFDDDTFLDGAIVAGASGFLLKNTPPAKVADAVRAVAAGGKVLSPGPTSRVLERYRHGSSPQAQSAIHTDLSEREQEVLRLLCQARSNRQIAHQLHLGETTVKTYVSTIMRKMGATSRLEVVVEAFRHGLSD; from the coding sequence GTGAACGGCGCCGAGGCCGTGAATCTTGCCCGCACGCGCACCATCAACGTCTTCCTCATGGACATACTGATGCCCACACTGGACGACGTAGCCGCGACCTCGCAAATTCTTCAGGCGAACAGGCGGACACGAGTCCTGCTCCTGACCGCCTTCGACGACGACACGTTCCTTGATGGCGCGATCGTTGCAGGGGCCTCAGGGTTCCTCCTCAAGAACACGCCCCCCGCCAAGGTCGCGGATGCTGTCCGCGCAGTGGCAGCTGGTGGAAAGGTCCTGTCACCGGGGCCGACCAGCCGCGTCCTGGAGCGGTACCGCCATGGCAGTTCCCCGCAAGCGCAGTCGGCCATACATACGGACTTGTCAGAGCGGGAGCAGGAGGTCCTCCGTCTCCTGTGCCAGGCACGCAGCAACCGACAGATCGCCCATCAGCTCCATCTCGGCGAGACCACAGTCAAGACCTACGTCTCCACCATCATGCGCAAGATGGGGGCCACCAGTAGGCTTGAGGTGGTCGTAGAGGCCTTCCGGCACGGCCTCAGCGACTAG